A region of the Candidatus Paceibacterota bacterium genome:
ACCCTTGGCTTGGGGATACTGTGGCGGCATGGTGGTGCCCCGGTGTGTATCCCATGGGGAGCGCTCCCCATGGGATACACACCGGGGCACCACCCCACTAACAAGCCATCCCCCAGCCAGCCGCAAGCCGACGCCAGCGGGCTGGGCTGCATCCGGCTCAACCATCCGTTGGCAGGGCAAGGACGCCTCGCCGAGATGTCCGGTTGCGTGCCCAGACGGACGTTTCGGCGAGGCGTCGCCGCCAAACAGATCAGCTTGATGCCCCACTGGGCAACGGAATGTTCCCGTTAATCTTGCTGACAGGCACCCGGGTTAAAGTTACATACTCAGGCCACGCCCCGATGAATGGGCCGGACCAGCAGCATGAATCCGAAACAGCGCGTTCTCGCCACCCTTAACCGCCGGCCCGTGGACCGTCTCCCCGTGGATCTCTGGCACACGCCCGAAATCGCCGCCGCGCTGCGCCAGGATCTTTCCGTGGCTGATGACTTTGCCATGTGGCGCGCGCTCGGCCTGGATAAGATCGTCTGGGTGTTCATGGACTACCAGACCGAGGCTGGCGACCGGGCCGGGGCGCAATCGGGCGCGGGCGCCGAGTCCGCCGGCGACCGCACGATGTGGGGCGTGCCGCTCAAGGAAATCCAGGCCGGCGAAGCGTGCTACGCGGAATTCGCCGCCGCGCCAATGGCCGGCTACGACACGCCGGCGGCGCTGGATCGCTATCCCTGGTGGCCCAAGGTGGAACGCTTTGCCTACGACGCGGCGATTGACCTGGCCCGGCGCGCGGCGCAGGACTACGCGGTGATCGGGCCGTGGGTGTCGTTCTTCGAAATCTACTGCCAACTGCGCGGCCTGGAGCAGGCACTGCTGGACCTGTTGGAGAATCCCGCGTTGGTCGAGGCCACGCTCGACCGCATCGAGGCGATCCAGACCGAGATGATGCAGCGCTTCTTCAACCGCGCCCGGCAATACCTCGACCTGGTCTTCATCAGCGACGACATCGCCGGTCAGAAATCGCTGCTGTTCTCGTCGCGGATGTGGGAACGCCATCTCCAACCCCGGTTGAAGCGCTGGTGCGACCTGATCCATGCGCAGGGGCTGAAAGTCTTCTACCACACCGACGGCGCGGCGCGTCCGCTGCTTAAGTCCATCCTCGATTGCGGCGTGGATGTGCTCAATCCCATCCAGCACGCCTGCCCCGGAATGGACCTGGCCGGGCTGAAGAAGGAGTTCGGCGCGCGCGTTATCTTCCACGGCGGCGTGGACAACCAGACCGTGCTGCCGCGCGGCACCGCCGACGACGTGCGGGCCGAGGTCGGCGAGCTCCTCCGCACGCTGGGCGCGGGGCGCGAGGGCTTCATCTGCTGCTCCTGCCACAATGTCCAGGCCGGCACGCCGCTGGAAAACATCTTCGCCATGGTCGA
Encoded here:
- a CDS encoding uroporphyrinogen decarboxylase family protein is translated as MNPKQRVLATLNRRPVDRLPVDLWHTPEIAAALRQDLSVADDFAMWRALGLDKIVWVFMDYQTEAGDRAGAQSGAGAESAGDRTMWGVPLKEIQAGEACYAEFAAAPMAGYDTPAALDRYPWWPKVERFAYDAAIDLARRAAQDYAVIGPWVSFFEIYCQLRGLEQALLDLLENPALVEATLDRIEAIQTEMMQRFFNRARQYLDLVFISDDIAGQKSLLFSSRMWERHLQPRLKRWCDLIHAQGLKVFYHTDGAARPLLKSILDCGVDVLNPIQHACPGMDLAGLKKEFGARVIFHGGVDNQTVLPRGTADDVRAEVGELLRTLGAGREGFICCSCHNVQAGTPLENIFAMVETVQQS